In the Equus przewalskii isolate Varuska unplaced genomic scaffold, EquPr2 ChrUn-10, whole genome shotgun sequence genome, CAGGGGCTTCTGCTTTGTCCAGGCTCACTCACCTCCCGCCGAGATGTCctcccagcagcaccagcagcagtgCCAGCCCCCTCCCAAGTGCCCCTCGCCCAAGTGCCCCCCAAAGAGCCCCGCACAGTGTTCACCTCCAGCCTCCTCGGGCTGTGCTCCAAGCTCCGAGGGCGGCTGCTGCCTGAGCCACCATGGGCGCCGCAGGTCCCACCGATGCCGGCGCCGGAGCTCCAACTCCTGTGACCGTGGCAGTGGTCAGCAGTCCGGGGACTCCAGCTGTGGCCAGGGCTCTGGGGGCTGCTGCTGACCTGGGCTCCTGATGCTGAGATGAACAACTCCAGAGGAAACAAGAATCCAAAGGGTCAAGGAAAAGCCCAGCCTGACACATCCTTTCCCAGATACAACATCCTCCCTTTCCCAGCCTGAGCTGGGGATGTTCCATGGAGGACTTGGAGCTCTCTCCGGAAGGCTCTTTCTGTCCTATGTCCAGGATCTCACagttcccccaccccctgcatgTGCAATGATTGGCAGGGCCTGTGCTTGACTGTGAAAAATAAAGCTTCTCTTCCTCATTACCATGGGCAGCCGACCTGTCACTTCACTCTATCCCTCCCCTCAGTTCCTTGATCAACAAATCCAGCTCTAGGGGAAGAACTTTAGATCTGGACCAGGAAAAAACAGCAGATCAGTTTCCCCTGCACACATAGAAGGGCTGTGGAGTTTTTAGCTGGAATGGCGACTGAGAGAAGTGTGAGAGTTGTATGGGTTTGAAGCCCTGCCACTCTCAGTGACTTTCTCTGTGAAACCTGAGTGGGTGTTGATACAACCTGGGAACTGCCAGTGTGTGATgtgatacttttattttattttgataagcTATTTCTGTGTctaatgaagaaacagagaatcgtgaggcaaagaaagaaaacaggcagaggaaggagaaggcgaaagatggaggaaggagatgtGAACCTGAGGAAGGCAGGTTGACTCAGTGGACTCTGAGAAAACGCAGGGAGAGAGATGAAAGGCGAGAGAAGTATTTAAATTAATAAGGTCCAGGGGGAACAACATGGGTTGGAATTTAGTTGAGGAGATGAGTGGAGTGCGGGAAATGATaattttaggaaagagaaaatgagaagtgtTGCTGGAATCATAAGTGGATGTTATCTaaggagcaaacatttattaaattgtgAACTTTACCATGAACTTCAATAAAAGTCCATGTTTGGACCTAAATTGTGAAACTTAGATGCTCCTGAGGTTGAAATAATGTTCCTACACGTGAGCCGAGAGTAACGTCTCACATTGCCAGAAAGCCAGAGAAATGTCAGAGAGCTCAAGCTAGAGTCAAATTGCAAACAGTAAGTGACATTGATGTTAGGGACTGAGCAGAGCAAGCAGGAGGGAAATAACTGTGGATAATCTTATAAGTTCACTAAGTTAAAAAAACGATTTATCAAACCtggaaattaattattaaaattttgagatCAAAAAGACCTTGAGAGGAGTTTAATACCAGACGTACACCAACCGTatccaaaaaaacaagaaacaattcCTTGAAGTAGGAGTCACAGCTCTAGCTGTTAGTCTAAGTGTGATCTGAAATCACCAGAGATCCCTCAGCCAGGGTCAAAAACAACATGAGTCCCAGTGAAGAGGATGACAGGCCTGGCTCCTAGGGAAGAGCTTTGCCTCGCCTCATAGGGCCTGCCAAACCTTGAATGCAAGGTGTGAGGACTGTCGACACAGAGACCCAACAATTCTGTGCAGACCTGACATGGTATTCCACAGGATGGACAAATCTGGAGAGTTAGAACATGCCATCTGACAGGGCCTTTAGAAAAAGACTTGGAGGCTCAGAAATCCCCTAAACTGCCACTTTGAATAACCGACAGAGTTATGACTGTGGTTGAATCGAATCTgagtgaagagaaaaaggagcagtGTCAACTGAGAAAGCTCCTGGTTAGGACACCAAAGAGCTCTTGGGAAGCTAGAAGTAATAAAAGAACATCTTAAAAGTGGAGCCCAAAAGGGGAGATCCCAGTAGTGAAGAAAAATAGATTCCCCAAATCTCATCAGGGTAACATCAAGTCCTTGCCTTGGacccatttattcactcaacacattttcattgagcatctattatgtgctcAGTTCTAGACACTAAGGATACAGCAGGGAATCAGAGGGATAAATTTCTCCTCTCGAGATCTTACGTTCACATGGGTCTATAGGCGACAGCCCCCAATTTTACATGAAATTCAGACAGTGAAACACAGTAGCTCTCTCTTCAGttggcctcccctcccctgggggTGAGGACATTGTGTCAGTTCAATAAACCCAGAGAAGACACCTAGCTTGGGCAAAACACTGAGGCTTTGAGATAGTGTCTTGGAGGTGACAAAAAAGGACATTGAGTGTTAGCTTCCACATCAAAAGACAGCAGCCAAGAAAGGAGAAGGGACAAATTGTTAACACTAATGGGACAATGTTAGTGCACACACAAACCTCTGTCCTCACGCCCCACCCAGTCTCCCTCCTCACTCCAGAGCCCAGGGAAACCACATCTCCCAGGGGTGCTCTTTCTTCCCATGAATGTCACTTATTTGATCACCTACAAGGGGATGGCTACACCTATAGGCCTTCCTGTGAAAGGATAACCAGACACATAATCTTCATCAATGTTTATAAAAAACAATAATGCTTTGCCCATCATTGTAATTAATGTTTGTGATTTAAAAGATTTGTGCCATTCTTAAATGTAATGTTTCAGAGAGCAATGCATCTCTAATGTTGTAATAAAAGGTGATGGAAAAATACTACACAGCGTACACAATTGTAATTTCCCAAATCCTTGGTCAACCACTGATACTCAGGTGTTCACAAGCCTCGCCATTATCACCCTCATCATCACTGCGCCCATTAAGTATGATTCATAGCTCAGCTAATTTCCCTTAGCCACCCCAGTCAGTTTGAATCACTCCCTCCCCAAACTATTCCTGGAGCTCTTGGAATAAACATCACAGCCATTAAGATACTGACACAATGGCCCTCAGATGTATCTTAATTTACAAACCATGCCACAGCAGATTCTATAGATTTCTTGTCTTTATCTCTGATTTTACTCCCCGCATGCTTGGTCCATTGTACCTCCATTACTTTAtggctttttctttccccagaCATCATCTGTTAACTGGAGAAGCAGGAATTCAAGTTTAGGAATGTCTGACTCCAAATGAAAGCTTAAGAAGCCCATTATTCTGCCCCCTGTTCTGTCTCAGATCCCTCCAGTGCCCCCTCAGGTCCATTCCCCCTCAGCACCagcattatttcttcctcctgGGAAGGACCCCCCGGGTTCTGAGCTCCTCTTGGTATGACCATTTAGGCTGGCTGCCCATAGACAGACCAAGGATCTATACCTCTGCTCTTGCCACTTGTCCAAGTACCGTTCTCACAAGCCAGAGACCTCATCCCATCTATCAGCCCCAAGTGATAGCAGGTGATGACATCTAGCCAACCTCTCCCTCAGAGTCACTGTAGGCAAAAGGGAACTGAGCTCCAAAGACTCTGACCTGGGCCCTGAGGACTTCCCACACATGCGTGTTATGGCACTGACCACATTGGATCaagattattttattacttatctGTCTGCCCCATTATACCGTGAGCTACTCAAGAATGGGGACCAAATCTTATTCATTTCTGAATTgcctgtgtacagcagaatgcATGATGTGCCACCGTGTTGGTGCAACACACCCTGTTTGAATACTTGagaaaatggatggatggatgagtgaaagaatgaaaaacttaaaatgactatgggaaagctgaggcacagGTATTCGAAGAGCCTTGTGACTTTCCCCACAGGAAAAGTCTTTCCACCTGCCCAGGAAGATACCAAGGACCTAGGGATGGAGATTACAAGAAGCTGAATCAGCTCAAAATATggtaaagaaggaagggagggaaggagagagaaagaaagtacagaaggaaggaacagagggaaggagggcggGAGGGGGAGAATATAGAGTGAAAGAAAGGTAAGAAATGACAGGCTCACAGAAAGTTTAAAGGATGGGTGTTTGGACAGTTTGGGGGCTCCCTGCCATCAGAAaagctcctgctccctctcccccttccctcccaacCACCATGACATGGAAGCCCATGGTGAGTGGTGTGGAGAGCTCCACACCTCCCTGTGATGCCTGTGTCTCTGCCAGGGTGCCAGGAGGACCCCGAGAACCCAGGATCAGTCATTAAGTTGTCCTTCCTGCTCAGAGTGCAGGCATAAGTCCTCCAGGACTTTcgtgtgcccaccttcctccctgCAGTCAGAATGTGTAAGAGATTGTAGGAAAATATGCTGCTTGGAGGAACCGGAGTTGAGAAATGAAGGTAGGAGTTGAGGCAGAGAGATTTCGGGTAATTCTGTGGATGACAGGTGAGTAACACATTGATGCTCACACTCTCTAACCCCCTAATTGTCTCTTTTCCACCTCATGGGACTTGATCTAAGAAGTTCCTATAGAAGGTTCTAAGCTGTTCCAGGAGTCTCATCCTCTCTGATTTTGAAAACCCATACCCCTCTCTCTATAACTGCTTAGCTCCCCCTTCCTGGATACTGTAAGGTAAAAGTGTATGACTTTGTGAATTAATGACTCTTCCTTTCAATGCCACCCACCTGCCCTCTGCCTGTCCTTTGCACCTGAAACCCCCACCCTTGCTTTTCAGGGATTCCACCCATTCCTCAGCACTTCCAGGCCCACATTGACCTGTAGGTAATGTTGGAGCCTGGAGCAATGCCAAAGAAGAGAGGACATGGATTACTGACCACCCACAGGTGACCCATAGGAACTGAGGGCCTGGAGGTGAGGTGAGATCTGAGGATATAAAGCTTTTCAGGGTTGATATCTTATGCAGCATTTCATAGACTCCTTAACCATGAAATGCTGATTTCTTGGAATTACGGTTAATAACACCAAGAAGGACAGTCCTCCTAAACATAGTTAGGGAAACATGGCCCAGGCCTCGGAATTTCATTACTGATTGGCTGCTAGTGGAAAGGGAGACAAAACCCAGAGAAACCCTTGGAACATAGACCTTCAGAAGGCCTTCTAATTGCTTCATGGAACAATCTAAattcagtgagttacaagaagaaacagttttctttttgttcagtCATCGCTTTCTGTGCTGTGTTAAATCTCTCTTACCGCTATCTCAAGCAGATTCCATATCCATATCCAGGATTGAAAAAGCCAGGCCGTCCAGGATGGGTCTGTGGACAGGCCCACAGACATCCACTGCATTTCACTGCATTTTCACTCCACACTGACAGTTCTGGGATGTTTAGAAACTTTAGAACTTACTTTCCAACTGTCATCTCCCAGTAACTAGAGATTTCACGCCTAAGAAGCAAAAGTGGTCACTCTGCAGCTATTTTCAGTCCCCCCATGCAGCTACCATGAGAAAGTGCTCATTCCATCTTTCTGAAGTGTCTCTTTCCAGTCCAGGATCTACTGAAAGAAACCTCAACAATATGAGCTCAGTGACCACTCAATCAGAGTTCTGGGGGTGATTCTGAAAATACCTCCCAGCAGAGGACGGGGACCACATGCTGGAGGCAGGAAAAGGCTGGTGAGGATGTAAACGCCTCCACTCTTCCTCTTCACCATCCAcactcagagccagccttccttcCTGTAGCCCAGTGCAATTACACTCCCACAGGCAACTTGAAATAAGTCATAGCAGTGCTACGCAAGTTTTGGGTAGAATGGGAAGATGAAAATCGTAgtgaaagtaatttaattttgCAATGAgcataagttaatttttatttaaaattataatttaatttaaatatgggTAAAGTTTGGTTATAATCCTAACTATGATTTATCTTGAAAAACATATAGCAGGGGtcaccccatggccgagtggttaagttcacgggctctgcttctggggcccagggtttcaccggttcagatcctaggcgcggacacggcaccgctcgtcagggcatgctgagatggcgtcccgcatagcagaaccagaggtcctacaactagaatatacaactatatactgaggggtttggggagtagaaggcaaaaaaaaaaagattggcaacaagatgttagctcaggtgccaatcattaaaaaaatagcaaaatatatttattttaatactagAGATTAATTGAATGAGAAATTCatctctaaaattaaaatgaaattcacagGGGAAATAGCACT is a window encoding:
- the LOC103547911 gene encoding late cornified envelope protein 3B-like, with the translated sequence MSSQQHQQQCQPPPKCPSPKCPPKSPAQCSPPASSGCAPSSEGGCCLSHHGRRRSHRCRRRSSNSCDRGSGQQSGDSSCGQGSGGCC